In one Halorubrum sp. CBA1229 genomic region, the following are encoded:
- a CDS encoding cupin domain-containing protein, producing MDVVSDADVEAAEAVDDVFLTQGAVGEDTSIQRFVIDPGAEVPEHDHHHEQIGVVTEGALTFVVDGEELVVEAGDTYVLPGGEPHAARNDGDETVVGYDIFSPPRANPDWRD from the coding sequence ATGGACGTCGTATCCGACGCGGACGTCGAGGCGGCCGAGGCGGTCGACGACGTGTTCCTCACGCAGGGCGCGGTCGGCGAGGACACCAGCATCCAGCGGTTCGTCATCGATCCCGGGGCCGAGGTGCCGGAACACGACCACCACCACGAGCAGATCGGCGTGGTCACCGAGGGGGCGCTCACCTTCGTCGTCGACGGCGAGGAGCTGGTCGTCGAGGCCGGCGACACGTACGTCCTCCCCGGCGGCGAGCCGCACGCCGCGCGCAACGACGGCGACGAGACGGTCGTGGGGTACGACATCTTCTCGCCGCCGCGCGCGAACCCGGACTGGCGGGACTAA
- a CDS encoding beta-ribofuranosylaminobenzene 5'-phosphate synthase family protein — MARASAGPRLHFGFCNLSLSHERLYGALGLGLAEPRVVVDAEPAESVTVRTTDDDPATDPAIRDDVREYVRTAADLLGVDGARVTVRESLPRHAGLGSGTQLAAATLAAVATAHGEAPRVRERAPALGRGGRSGVGVATFEAGGFVLDAGHPTARFTTDRPADGEWTVPPVAARHDVPDDWRFLLVRPDADPGRNGDAEDDAMRTAVERAEPGIADRIGGIVTRRVLPAIATGNAERFGAAVAEIGRLNGAWYADEQGGVYRPPVGDVVASLSDAAAVFGAGQSSWGPTVYGVTDAANADAAATAGERALDEAGVSGSVAVVRAADGGARVTE, encoded by the coding sequence ATGGCACGCGCGAGCGCCGGCCCCCGGCTCCACTTCGGCTTCTGTAACCTCAGCCTCTCGCACGAACGGCTGTACGGAGCCCTCGGGCTCGGCCTCGCGGAGCCCCGCGTCGTCGTCGACGCGGAGCCGGCCGAGTCGGTGACCGTCCGGACGACCGACGACGACCCCGCCACCGACCCCGCTATCCGCGACGATGTCCGCGAGTACGTCCGCACCGCCGCCGACCTGCTCGGCGTCGACGGCGCGCGCGTCACCGTCCGCGAGTCGCTGCCGCGCCACGCCGGGCTCGGGAGCGGCACCCAACTGGCCGCCGCGACGCTCGCGGCGGTCGCGACCGCCCACGGCGAGGCGCCCCGCGTCCGCGAGCGCGCCCCGGCGCTCGGTCGCGGGGGGCGCTCCGGCGTCGGCGTCGCGACCTTCGAAGCGGGCGGGTTCGTCCTCGACGCCGGTCACCCGACCGCCCGGTTCACGACCGACCGCCCCGCGGACGGCGAGTGGACCGTCCCGCCGGTAGCGGCCCGTCACGACGTGCCCGACGACTGGCGCTTCCTGCTCGTGCGCCCCGACGCCGACCCCGGTCGGAACGGGGACGCGGAGGACGATGCGATGCGGACCGCGGTGGAGCGCGCCGAGCCCGGGATCGCCGACCGCATCGGCGGGATCGTCACGCGGCGGGTGCTCCCCGCGATCGCGACCGGAAACGCCGAGCGGTTCGGCGCTGCGGTCGCGGAGATCGGCCGCCTCAACGGCGCGTGGTACGCCGACGAGCAGGGGGGCGTCTACCGCCCGCCCGTCGGCGACGTGGTGGCGTCGCTGTCCGACGCCGCGGCGGTGTTCGGCGCGGGGCAGTCCTCCTGGGGCCCGACCGTGTACGGCGTCACCGACGCCGCGAACGCCGACGCCGCGGCGACCGCGGGCGAGCGCGCGCTGGACGAGGCGGGCGTGTCGGGATCGGTCGCGGTCGTCCGCGCGGCGGACGGCGGGGCGCGGGTGACGGAGTAG
- a CDS encoding HTR-like protein, with amino-acid sequence MTSVPFGVARLDSILGGGAPPGNVVLLAGESGAGAREFLYTSAAMNALGRADEELFDLYYGGLPADAELPEEIHYLSFTADTDALTREMGYTMADEIVDAAIDEIAFRDLSPEYFQLSPIPRDWYEEETASITELGDRGEYEDVLTAFGDYLSANADGSLVCIDSVTDLLSMVDEDTEWSDVAMVMKGLKKAAYQWGGLILVLVNTDSITDAEFGALMDAAGGTLQFTWESGGSQRARTMFVREFRGVLSRLEEENIVRFETEIHEGGFDISDVRKIR; translated from the coding sequence ATGACGAGCGTTCCGTTCGGCGTCGCCCGCCTCGACTCGATCCTCGGCGGCGGCGCGCCGCCGGGCAACGTCGTGCTGCTCGCCGGCGAGTCCGGAGCGGGCGCGCGCGAGTTCCTGTACACGAGCGCGGCGATGAACGCCCTCGGGCGCGCGGACGAGGAGCTGTTCGACCTCTACTACGGCGGCCTCCCCGCGGACGCCGAGCTCCCCGAGGAAATCCACTACCTCTCCTTTACCGCCGACACGGACGCGCTCACCCGCGAGATGGGGTACACGATGGCCGACGAGATCGTCGACGCCGCGATCGACGAGATCGCCTTCCGGGACCTCTCGCCGGAGTACTTCCAGCTGAGCCCCATCCCCCGCGACTGGTACGAGGAGGAGACGGCGTCGATCACGGAGCTCGGCGACCGCGGCGAGTACGAGGACGTGCTCACGGCGTTCGGCGACTACCTCTCGGCGAACGCCGACGGGAGCTTAGTCTGTATCGACTCCGTCACCGACCTCCTCTCGATGGTCGACGAGGACACGGAGTGGAGCGACGTGGCGATGGTGATGAAGGGGTTAAAGAAGGCCGCCTACCAGTGGGGCGGGCTCATCCTCGTGTTGGTGAACACCGACTCGATCACCGACGCGGAGTTCGGCGCCCTGATGGACGCCGCGGGCGGGACCCTCCAGTTCACCTGGGAGAGCGGCGGCTCCCAGCGCGCCCGGACCATGTTCGTCCGCGAGTTCCGCGGCGTCCTCTCCCGGCTGGAGGAGGAGAACATCGTCCGGTTCGAGACCGAGATCCACGAGGGCGGCTTCGACATCAGCGACGTGCGGAAGATCCGGTGA